CAGAAAACTATGCCTCAACCCTGCGTGCGGGGATTACAGTGGGtatcttgttgttgttgttgtaattcTAAGAAGGGCTTACTGGTTTTGAGTTTTTACGTTGAAGTTGCTATAATTTGATGGTGTAATTTGAAACTGTATTTAAGTTTTGATGGGTTAAAGTAGAAAAAGATAAATCTGTTTTTTACTTTGCTTGTTGTTTGTCAAAACTGCGATATTGAGAagatacatttttaaaaagaagaattaAGGCAATGTTTTAGGTATGAATAACCAGCAACAAGGATGTACTTGAGCAAGCATTGAGAAAATTATAAGCACATGTTGGTTAGAACAGAGTATGTTTGTTGGATATCAAGCATGCCTAACCCAGGATAACTTCGCATGTGTTTGGTAGGAAGGAAATTGTTTTCCAacaaaacattttctaggaaaataagtggtttcttatttatattcttGCATTCGTATGTAAGTAAAGAATATTATCctaaaattatttctatatgTCTAAGACAAGGGAAAGGAGGTAGGGGGGCCAGGGAGTGGGATGGGGCTGGGATGAGGGTAGGTGGTGGGGTTGTGAGGGCGGGGAGGAGACAATGTGTCTTGCTTTCCCTACTTCCATTAtgaaagtcattttccttattttaaaggAGCTgctttttataaagaaaatattttctaattttttagaCCAACCAAAcactggaaaatgttttcctccaTACTGAATACATCCTTTAATCATAATATCTTTTCCCTTCACTTAGTCAACAGATTCTACATGTGCAAGCAGAATGCAGAAACTACTCGACATCTTCAACTACACTGCCCAGTAACAGGAGATTAGTGGAACATGTTTTTGTCTCTTTTTGGACTGAACTGGGTAACATCTGGTAGTATAAAGGAGGAAGCCTGTGTGAGCTAGAATAACTGGATAGTTGGTATGTCCATCAGAAGAATCTGGAACTAATCCCTTTTTGTATCCTTTGGTGTGCTTGGAATGAACGAAACAGTAGATATTTTGACGGAATAGTAATTCCAATACACTCCCTTAAAGCtagatgtattttatttttatacagtTGGATTTTCCCTAACACATGTGAGTCCCCTGACAAATTTTTGGACTTCGTTATTTCCTTAACCTAGCATATGATGTACTATATTGGAGCTGTgttttcttcctattttatttttgcatctTCATGATGGCATCAATGATATCACTTCATAAAAAAGGAGTTTAAAAAGTCAAACATGGACTCAACATCTTGAGAAACATTTGCATTTGCAATGTTGTCACGAAAAGATAGAAACAATACAGGCATTTTGTTGCTTATCAGAATTGCAACATTGAATATGGTATAAAAAAGGGGTTCCTGTGCTCCACAACTAGATGGCCTGGatatgttttctattttttcactAACTGTAGTTTCCTTGTGGTTTTCACTTCTCAACTATCTGTAAGACTGATTTCGATTCACTATAACCTCATGAATTGGTACTAGCATGttctttgtttgtttgttttatttttatatttcatattcaaGTACTTGAACATATTGTGCTTTCTCCTTTTTTGAGTTCGCTTTGATGTTTTAAATCCGTATTTTGTGTCCATACATTGAGAGTGAGAGAGCTTAGTCAGCAAGTATTGGAAGTTTTTCTTGATAGCTCCTTCTTTAGTGTGGTTGGTGGCGCACTGTCCTTGCCTAAAATCGAACAGTTAGGATTGGGCTTGCTGGTAAGAGGGTGAAAAAGAGTTGTATAGAGTTCTTAGTTTTCCTTTTTGGCTAGCTGTTAGCCAAGCATGAGCTCCAACAGAACATCAGTGGCGGACCCAGTATTTTCGTTTAGGGGGtttgataaataaaagtataaacgtGTAAGCCTTTAAAATGGGAACCTTGATTTTTTTGGTGTTTAAAACCACACttttaacacattttttaaagtaaaaaaaaaaacactaaaaaaaagagaaacagtacacaaaatttaaaagaactgaaaaagaaaaatagaacgCTCACTGGGATTCAAGCCAGTGACACAACTTAATTTCAAGGGGACTTGCCACTGCGCCATCAACTTTTCTTTGTTATTGAGggggttcaaaatatatatatctactgAAATACAGGaaatttactttatatatacGGTGTAATTTTTTGCCGAACCCCCTGGAGACCACATGGGTCCGCCCCTGCAGAACATTATATCATGTTTATACCTTGAAatggtatattttttttgaacaaTTAGTAGCTGGTTATACTCATTAtagtttctttttctctttgtgTTGGACAGTTGTATCTCAATCTACCACGCTGCAGATATCTCCAGGAATAGTAGTGGAAAATTCTCCTGGCTCTAAGCCAGGAACGAAAGTCATTTGTGAGAGAGTTCAGATCCATGGATTGTCAAGGCTAAAAAGTCTAAGAAAGTATGCCCATTCAGTAAAGGTGAATGTGTCATATCTGAATCCAAGTGGGCGTCCACCTAATGCTGAGGTCTGTTTCCATAGGTGAGCCACTAACCCTTTGTTCCTTTGCTTATTAAACTAAGAACTAATGGAACTCCAAGTCTCCAATGATGCTTCTTATAGCACATTTTATTTCTTCTGTTGATCAGTAGTAATAGCATAATGGCTTTTATGATTGTGAAAAATCACATAGatgattttctcaaaaagaaaaatcataataGATGAGTTGCTGACAACTTGATATTTATAATATCGATGTATGGTCTATCATCcttctttttattaatattaccTAGCTCTCTGCATAACAATGAAGAAATTGTTCTGAATCAGATGGTATGTTAATTAATCTCCAACCTTAAGTATTTGTTGCTACTCGTTAAAGTTGTGTCAGGTTGTCTCATCATTTTTTTATGGCAAAAATAttcattacccccctgaacttgaagctttttattcaatgtacacctaaactttattttgtttcaattaccccctgaacttgctTATTCATCCTACACGTACACCTTTTCCGTCCACTCAATATGATCGTGTCTACACGCGCAAGACACGtagataaatattttaccaCCTAGATAAATAATTTACCACCTAGATAAATAATTTGCCACCTAGATTATCATGAGCCAACTCCCACTTGTTGGTCTTTGCTGTCTTTTGGCCTCTCTCTTTTCCCAAACTCACCACTTATCCAGTAAAAAGCTTCAATCTTTCTCTCTCTTCACGCAATCCTACATCTTTTCTTGCATTCTTGTACCCCTTTTCTTGATTTAGTCTTGTTcttatttgctaagtttagaACAGAACAACTTTTTGCAGATTCTTcactgtttcttttttttttttgtgtgtagaCAGAATTTTTGTCTTACTGACATAGTACATGTGTGTGTATGagtacttgaattttttttgttgtgtttcaAGATTTGAATTTGCTGACTGGGTTCTTGTTACTATAAAGCAAACTTTAATGGGTGACGACTAATTTGAGTGATGGATTTGATTTGACAAGTTCTTGGATGTTGACTTGAAACCCCTTATCAAAGGAAACTTATATTTTGCCCATTCTTGTTGTTATTGTGTATCAAGATTCATGCTTGGAGTGCGACAATGGAGAGGTTTATGGCCtgcttttcatttcttttaacaCTTTGTTCATAGGTTTAGTTtaaagaaagatgaaaaattttCTGAAGAAGGAGTAACAATACATCCCCCATAGTGtcaaataaaaagcaaaaaaagagTAACAATACATACCCCATAGTGTCTACAACCGAAAAATCTACGTCCGGGATTGTCATTTGTCCATGAAATTTTCAGAATTGGAGGAGCCCCACATAAACAAACAAGTCTCCTGTTATTGTTCATGAATTTAGcaataacaattaaaacaaaaaaagtgagaaaaatctgaaatttgaaaagggagaaaagaagaataaataggtagagaatagagagagaaaaaatcttaaaataacccaaatattaaagaaaaaatagatttttacttatattactGTTGTAACTTTATGATGTGGCAAAAAATTGCTGTCTCACGCGCCGTCTAGAGTTTGATTTCAGTTTCTATGCCAGGTGGATGGAAAAGGTGTACGTGTAGGATGAATaagcaagttcaggggggtaattgaaacaaaataaagtttaggtgtacattgaataaaaagcttcaagttcagggggataatgaatacttttgcctTTTTTTATTGGTCTGATAGATACCTAGGAATTCAGGTGTTAAATCTGTATCTTTGAGGGACATCATTTCAAGAGGTAAAATCGACACCCTTCCTCTTGTGTAGTATAATGGCTAAACAAAACGTATGACCCGTTTATAAGAAAAAAGTAACAGAAATTTCTAGTATGACTTGTCTAATGGTAGTTGCTTTTGCTCCCAAGTTTATACCTTTGAGCTCTTTTCTTTGAGAATGGTAAACTCTACTTCTATATATCTATACTACAACAAAATGTAGTCCCCCATCACAAAAAGTTGTCTCTTTCCAAAATcctaataatataattaattagagCCAATCAATTACATTAAAAACATCTTTTGTGGCTCTGTGCAATGTGCCGTCTATAACTACTTGTTAACACCAAAAATAGTAAAACCCTAAGCAGTCTGTCTTGATCTTTTGTATGTTGCTCTTTTGCCTTCAAAACATCTCTGATTCCTCTCTTTCCATATGGTCCGCCTAATACATGAGGAACCTGGAACAATCTTCCAGCTCTCCTCCTCCTTCACTGCTTTCTCTGTTCCAGCTTTTTAGCACTTATTTGATTCTCCCAGGTTTCACCTACCTGATCTTCCTATTATGGATGAATATTTGCCGCAACTGGTCTGTCCATTTGTTGTGCAAAAAGAGATGGTTGACTGGCTCTATCTGTTCTTCACATAGATAGCATCTAGACCATAGGTTGACTTTCCTCTTGTTAAGGTTTTCGTGTGTGAGGACTGCTTCCTTTGCTAATAACCATGTAAAGTAGTTTACCGTATAAGGCACTTTGGTCTTCCAGATCACTCTCCATGTCCATCCTATCTCCTGAGTATTTGTTGTAAGCTGACCTGACAGTTAAAATACCTCTGCTATCCACCTTCCACTCCAAGCTGTCCTTTTCTTCTGTAAAAATGGAGCTTTGAGGGACTGTATTATGAAAAGCTGCTATAAAGGTCATTTCCCAGTCATTTAGGTTCTATCCTTTTGAGCTCATAATATGTAACTTCTCCAACTGAAATGTCATCTGATATAAAAGGAAGATCAAGAGTCAGAGTTAGAACCTTTCGAAAGTTAGACAGGTATAGGTGATCCTCTTCATCTTTactgtattaaatttttataaattgttaaGGGTCATTATCATCTTTGCAGGAATCAATCCGTTGCAATTGGGATGTGTCCGCCAGGCCAATGGATGAAAATAACCAAGGGTTCATGGGTGCGATCAATGTCACCTTTCGAGCAGAGGTTCTTGGATATTAGGATGACAGGCTCATCTAAGGACACTTTTCAGGTCTCGCTGCATGAAGGTTTGTTCTCCTGGGCCAATCTGAAATcaacttctttttgttgttttgttgcttttggaattttaattcaatttaccAACCTTAATATCCTTCATCCTTTTATGCAGATTTTTATTTGTATCGTGTTGTGTTTCTGGTATTGGGTATATTGCTACTTGCTCTGGCATCCTTCCTTAGCAAGTCTCTAGTATTTTTCTATGGTGGTGCGATGGCAGTAGGGGTTATTCTTGTGATACTGATGGTCCTTTTCCAGGTAACTTTGTACCCTTCATTCTCAAAGAAGTATGCATACTTCCGTAAACTTGTCCGTTTTCTGAGTGCAATGAAGAGCCTCTGCTAGGATTTCTAGATTCCCCTTTTTTAATATTGAAGAAGCATGCGCGCTCTTGTTGGGATTGTCTTTTCAGTTTCAAATCTTGATATTTTAGTTCAAATTTACATAGCAGACTGTTTTAGTTGATTTCAGtagctaaaataatttttcaatcgTATTGTGCGAGATAATATTCTTCTTGAAATGCGAATTGCTTTGCAAATGTAAACTGCAGAGTAGCACCATAATAACTCCACGTTagtatttttacaaaaatcttGTGCTGCTGAAGATGTATCtttaacttagaaaaatcacCCCTATGTTGGCGGGAAAAAGAGGGAGAATAAAGCTAActgtaaatttttgaatttttttggatttGAGAATGATGACACCCCCTGGGGGTTTGTAAATCCCTCCTCATCAATTCCTTGATGAGCTCTTTTGTGTGAATACAAAGTTacctatttcaaaaaaaaaaaaaaaagctaacaAGCTCGCTAAAATTGTTGACTAATCACATCACAAAGTAGATAAAGATAAGATATTGAAGAAGTTTAAAGTATCTTTGTTACCTGAGATTTGGACTTGGAAAGtatttttgactaattttttttcttttgcagtGATATTTTTTCCGAATATAATGAATCTTTAACTTCTAAAGTgtataattcatatttaatagTTTAGGTTTCTTCCCCTAAATGGCACATGTGAATTAAATCGCAGATATGCTTAAAAAGAGGGAGGAAATGAGAACAATACAAATATAAGAATATCATAAATGTACTTATTTTATTGCAAGGCATTTTCTGGATGTCCCAGGTTTCTGTGAAAAAATGTTGTAAAAGGTCTTGCATAACTTTTATAATATAAGATTGGCTATTATGCCCACTTTGGAGAAATGACATTTTTTGGGCCATTAGAAGGATTTGTAGGCAAATCAATCCCAACAAAGAAAAGGATAAGTAGGCAACTAAATTGAACAAAGGGAGTACAAGTACAacttataaacaatttttttttgagttgttAGTTCAAATTCTCATTTTATTCTTACCTCACgacaatataataattatgaaatgttggaaatttggaaaataataatttctgcTGTTCAGAACTACAACAAAATAGAGCATGTGAACTGAAAAGCATACGGACAGATATGAAATAATTCCTAATTACTAATCATTAAATAGATGTTTCTCTAAAGAAAGCTAAATGGCTTTTAGGTGATACTATTCCATTGCAAAATTGGCAGGTGGTGTCCTGACTCACGATGGATGAGAGATCTGATCTCCGTGTATAtagaaacaaaagaaacaatttTATGTCCACTTTacatatcaataattttttatagcTGTTAATCTTATAATTATCATGTTAAAGAAGGCAACTCTTTTTAAACTATAAAGAAGGCAAATTActttaaaactataaataaaaattttacacTGTTGTAGACGTGATTTCCTGTTTCAGATGAATTAATTCAACTTGAAGTGGACAGTTGATATCTGTGGTGAATTAGTCCTAATTTTGATTTCATGATGTAGGCAAAGATCGTGGTATTTTAGAGATGTACAGGAGATTTTTTTAAGTGTACTTGAAGTCTTAGAGTTATGTGGTAAATTAGTTTTAGCTTAATAAAAAGCTAATTTTCCAATCTGGGAGCCAATcaagaaatttataaatttgcaACTTTGAATGCTacattagaaacatcatcaTTCCAACTAACAATCCAATCATGTGACTTTGAGTATGTCATAGTCAACAATGTTAATCAATCagaaaatattcaatattttattttatcttgaGCTATGTGCATAACAGCTGTATCATGTACGAATGTGTGTAGATGTATAATTGTAGGTATAATATCATCCTTATCAAGAAAACTAAACATGTAGGTGTATATCATGCTTCTATGTTGAAATTTTCTGATTGGCAGTTGTATTCTAATGACAGGGAATGAAGCTTCTTCCGACTGGTAGGAAGAGTTCACTAGCAATATTCTTGTATTCATCCATTGTGAGTATCTTTGCTAGTATGAGTATACTATTTAACAGTTATTCTTTGagtcattcttttgaaattttgttacTAAGAGTTGCCGTCGTTTTGCATTCAGGTTGGTGTAGGATCTTTCATTCTAAGCTATGTGCCCCAATTGTTGCGTTCAATACTGCGCGAGATTGGTGTTGGTGAAGACATGTACAACCCTGTATGTAAGTTCTTATTGGTTTTATTAGTTGCCTTATTGTTTGAACTTAGGGTTCATCTATTCATTTCGTTTAATATTGGGTTCCTGTTAGGAAAAACCTTTTGCTGAGGGTTTTCATGCCAGTAAAATCTACCTCATATAACTTGATTTTGAGTGCCTTTATATGttaaatgtcaaaatttaaTGGCTGAAAAGCATATGCTGCTAACTCCTGCTGTTATTTCACGATAAGATGACTGAATTTTCTTAAGTTCATTCTGATTGGTTTCTGCACTGAGCATTCCACTTACCATGGAATTTAGGATGACATGGACCGTCTTTTGTTGCAGCTGGCAATATTTCTGCTGCTTTTCCTTGTGATTGCTGGAG
This window of the Solanum pennellii chromosome 2, SPENNV200 genome carries:
- the LOC107008751 gene encoding uncharacterized protein LOC107008751 isoform X1, with product MAKTMDVAIPSRGVFALLLWLLVALTSIVRADELSLVVSQSTTLQISPGIVVENSPGSKPGTKVICERVQIHGLSRLKSLRKYAHSVKVNVSYLNPSGRPPNAEVCFHRNQSVAIGMCPPGQWMKITKGSWVRSMSPFEQRFLDIRMTGSSKDTFQVSLHEDFYLYRVVFLVLGILLLALASFLSKSLVFFYGGAMAVGVILVILMVLFQGMKLLPTGRKSSLAIFLYSSIVGVGSFILSYVPQLLRSILREIGVGEDMYNPLAIFLLLFLVIAGAWLGFWVVHKLVLEEDGSIDTGVSQFVAWSIRFLASALILQSSVDPLLCAEAWICGVLISSILRRLCRPKYVLRFFKSLSRIDTSYLWESQELYASPIKGSYDSRTFKTNLNDTIRPGFPLKPRSLLSEKDTYYSTFHKTPEQKKLSKDEYDKITKDTTKKAMEELVSSPDFSKWAVAHADRITLAPKKETTARQRRWYQWL